The genome window GTGGAATTGGTGATATAGTTAACTTGGTTCTTATTTTGTGAGAAAGTTGATATTTTAATCTGACTCTGtagtgtttttgttaattttagggtttttgatcTGGAATTGTTGAATTTGGGATGGATGAGGAGACATCTGATACTATGAATCTTGATTTGAATCTCGGTCCTGGTCCTGAGGCTGAATCAGAATTAGAAGCACCTAATGATGCAGTGAATTTGGATGATTGGGTTGATGACCCTATTGTGAGAATTAGGGAAGCTGTCAGATTTAGGGCTCGACAACACAGGAGATGGAGACAATTTCAACTTCCACTACAAAGTCAAAGCCTTTCGGTGGAACTGAATCAACTGATGGGTAATCCTGGCCATGTGGGCACATTACAGGCTGGTGAGGGAAGTGTTGCTGCTGAAGAAAGAACAAATGAAGCACCTAAATTGTGCGaaaataacaatgtttttttggaAGATGAGGTGTCAGAGAAAAAGGATGATGTTGAGAAGACCAGTGACATTGATGGGAGCTTCTTTGATTGCAatatttgtttggatttggctACAGACCCTGTTGTTACTTGCTGTGGTCACTTGTTTTGTTGGCCATGCCTCTACCAGTGGTTGCATGTTCATTCAGATGCGAAAGAATGCCCAGTTTGCAAGGGAGAGGTGACCATGAAAAATGTGACCCCAATTTACGGCCGTGGATGTACCACCCGCGAGCCAGTAGAGGATACGAATCTGGAGATCCCTATTAGGCCTCATGCACGGCGGGTTGAGAGTTTGAGACAAACTGCTTCAAGGCATCTTTACAGCTTCCCAGTGGAGGAGATGCTTCGGCGACTTGGAAGTAGACTTGATTTCGCTCAGGATTTGTCTCTGCCACAGGACTCAAATGGTTC of Populus trichocarpa isolate Nisqually-1 chromosome 16, P.trichocarpa_v4.1, whole genome shotgun sequence contains these proteins:
- the LOC7488030 gene encoding uncharacterized protein LOC7488030, producing MDEETSDTMNLDLNLGPGPEAESELEAPNDAVNLDDWVDDPIVRIREAVRFRARQHRRWRQFQLPLQSQSLSVELNQLMGNPGHVGTLQAGEGSVAAEERTNEAPKLCENNNVFLEDEVSEKKDDVEKTSDIDGSFFDCNICLDLATDPVVTCCGHLFCWPCLYQWLHVHSDAKECPVCKGEVTMKNVTPIYGRGCTTREPVEDTNLEIPIRPHARRVESLRQTASRHLYSFPVEEMLRRLGSRLDFAQDLSLPQDSNGSRGAADRTQSLLNRIMTYRGMRAEQNPIGPPDEIVDLTQTSPSSPVGGHARRLHDIVDLIHSGTASTETGSARRANVLLPRRSHPHSQRSSSHTAFSPLNSTEGLVETYFRTHTIGRNHEQPQPVDDRDSFSSIAAVINSESQMDTAAEIDSPVSLSTSSSRRRNNASRVSDVDSGDSRAPRRRRLI